The genomic DNA TGTTGTAGCAAGGTGCTCAAGGGGCCTTGGCCCTGGGTCAGGCGCAGTTTTCGCGGCAGCAGCTGCTGGGCAAAGGCCAGGGTATTGGTCTGCACCAGGGTTTGCTGCCAGCGGCCGTCAACCTGGTCCAGATCCGGGTTCATGCGGAACCTGTGGTAATAGCCCTCGGCGATCACCGCCACCTGTTGGCTGCCGAAGGTCACTTGGGTCATCTCTTTTGCCATCACCTTGCCTACCTTGATTTAAAACCCTGGTGCCACTCTAAGGTTAAATCTGGCTTTAAGGTCAATAGGGCAAGACCGGGCTTGACCTTAAAGCTGGCTTTAACCTTAGCCTTGGCGCCAGTGCAATAACGAGCAAAGAGGCAAGGCAAGATGCAAACCATACTGGGTGCCAGCGGGCAAATCGGCCAAGAACTGGCCAAGGCGCTAAAAGCGGACTTTACCGAGCAAATCCGCCTGGTCAGCCGCCGGCCGCAACAGGTTAACGGCAGCGACCAACTGCTGAGCTCTGACCTGTTGGACGCCGGCCAGACCATGGACGCCGTCGCCGGCTCAGAGGTGGTCTACCTCACCGCCGGCCTGCCCATGGACACGGCGCTCTGGCAAGCCCAGTGGCCGCTTATTATGGAAAACGTCATCAACGCCTGCGCCGCCCATAAGGCCAAGTTGGTGTTCTTCGACAACACCTATATGTATCCCCAGACCAGTGCCCCCCAGACCGAAGAGACTCCCTTTGTGCCTTATGGCCCCAAGGGCAGGGTGCGGGGCGACATTGCCAATATGCTCCTTAAAGCCATGGCAAAGGGCCGGGTGCAGGCCCTTATCTGCCGGGCCCCGGAATTTTACGGGCCGGGCAAGACCCAGAGCATCACCAACGCCACCGCCATCAACCCCTTGAAGGCCGGCAAAGCCGCCAAGGTGTTCTTGCGCGACGACACCCTTAGAAGCCTTATCTACACCCCCGATGCCAGCCGGGCCATGGCGCTTTTGGGCAATACCCCGGACGCCTTCGGCCAGACCTGGCACCTGCCCTGTGACGACAACCGCCTTACCTACCGCCAGTTGGTGACTCTGGCCGCCGAGGTGCTGGGGGCGGCTCCCCGCTACAAGGTGCTTAAGGCCTGGCAGCTCAAATTGGCCGGGCTTTTTAGCCAAACCTTGCGGGACGCGGCAGAACTTTTGCCCCGCTACCAGGTGGACAACCTTTTTGTATCGGACAAGTTCAAGGCGCGCTTTCCCGATTTCAAGGTAACGTCCCTGCAAGAAGGGCTTAAGGCCATAGCAGCCCAGGGGCGCTGACAGGGCAGGGCTGAACTGGGGCAGGGCTTTTGCTAAGCTGGGGGCCTTGTCCTTCCTCTGGAGCCTTGCCCTTGGCCGTTTACGTCGACAACATGAAGGCCCCTTTTCGCAATATGGTGATGTGCCACATGCTGGCCGACACCGACGAAGAGCTGCACGCCATGGCGGCGCTGATCGGCATGCACCGGCGTTGGCACCAGCACCCAGGTACCCATAAGAGCCATTACGACATCAACCTGGAGATGCGGGCCCTGGCCGTTTACCACGGGGCCCTTGAGATCACCATGAAAGAGGCGGGGCGCATCGTCTGGACCCGCCGTAAACAGGGCGCCTGAAGCCCTAGTAGCCCGCTATCCGCCTTGGCCCCTTGCCCTCTGCACAGAGGCTGTCTTCGGGGTTGAACAACTGGCATTTTTCCATGCTCAGGCAGCCGCAGCCGATACAGCCGGTAAGGTTGTCTTTCAGGGACTGCAGCCGGGCCAGGCGGGCGGTCAGTTCGGCTTGCCAGCGCTCGGCCAGGCGCTGCCAGTCTTTCTGGGTGGCAACCCTGTCCATGGGCAGGGCCGCCAGTTCAGCGGTGATCTCCTCCAGGGTAAACCCCACCGACTGGGCCACCCTGACCAGTGAGATGCGCCGCAGCATGGAAGAGTGGTAGCGGCGCTGGTTTCCCGGCGTGCGTTCGGCAAAGATCAGCCCTTTTTGCTCATAAAAACGCAGTGCCGACTGGGCGATACCGCTGCGGTCGGCCAGCTCGCCGATGCTCAGGTAGAAGTGGCTTGCCATGGCTCTGATACTCCCCGAAAGCCCTTGAGTTCAAGTTAACTTTAGCTTGTACATTGTGCGCCATTGTCAGGCATAACCCCAAGGAGCAACAGATGCCAAGCGCCCAAAACCTCAGCCGCCTCAACCCCGCCGGCCTTTTTGACCCCAGCCCCTACGGCTTTTGCCACAGCCTAACGGCCCCGGCCGACGGGGAGTGGCTGTTCATTTCCGGACAAAGT from Gallaecimonas xiamenensis 3-C-1 includes the following:
- a CDS encoding NAD-dependent epimerase/dehydratase family protein, coding for MQTILGASGQIGQELAKALKADFTEQIRLVSRRPQQVNGSDQLLSSDLLDAGQTMDAVAGSEVVYLTAGLPMDTALWQAQWPLIMENVINACAAHKAKLVFFDNTYMYPQTSAPQTEETPFVPYGPKGRVRGDIANMLLKAMAKGRVQALICRAPEFYGPGKTQSITNATAINPLKAGKAAKVFLRDDTLRSLIYTPDASRAMALLGNTPDAFGQTWHLPCDDNRLTYRQLVTLAAEVLGAAPRYKVLKAWQLKLAGLFSQTLRDAAELLPRYQVDNLFVSDKFKARFPDFKVTSLQEGLKAIAAQGR
- a CDS encoding DUF4031 domain-containing protein, whose protein sequence is MAVYVDNMKAPFRNMVMCHMLADTDEELHAMAALIGMHRRWHQHPGTHKSHYDINLEMRALAVYHGALEITMKEAGRIVWTRRKQGA
- the soxR gene encoding redox-sensitive transcriptional activator SoxR, whose protein sequence is MASHFYLSIGELADRSGIAQSALRFYEQKGLIFAERTPGNQRRYHSSMLRRISLVRVAQSVGFTLEEITAELAALPMDRVATQKDWQRLAERWQAELTARLARLQSLKDNLTGCIGCGCLSMEKCQLFNPEDSLCAEGKGPRRIAGY